A portion of the Prosthecobacter fusiformis genome contains these proteins:
- a CDS encoding MBL fold metallo-hydrolase RNA specificity domain-containing protein, translating to MKITFCGAAGTTTGSKHLIEINGSRILLDCGLYQGRRKEAMERNADFPFDPTQVDCVVLSHAHIDHAGNLPHLYRKGFSGNIYSTPATRDLCSIMLPDAAHIHESDIAWLNKHRKRNDLPLLVPNYTKLDAEEVMHQFVTVGYGRPMHIADGVTMSFIDAGHILGSAQVVLDLEDHLTKKKCRLLFSGDVGRPGNDLLNGAMPCADVDYVIMESTYGGRHHELAAQTSEHICHLIREIHERGARMIIPAFAVERTQQLLYTLDKLRAENCFPPVPVYVDSPLAVRATEIFRLHIEDLKPTVRDAVFMRDDPFGFEGLRLVRSVDESKSLNFLKGPAVIISASGMAESGRILHHLRNNVGNPGNILLFVGYCAENTLGWKLRNGHKRVNILGDEFQVRAEIETLDSFSGHADHEELLAYFDRISGPKRRVFLVHGERERSDVLCKALAERHPGGTVEVANLMQTVEL from the coding sequence ATGAAAATCACTTTCTGTGGCGCGGCGGGCACGACAACAGGGTCAAAACATCTCATCGAGATCAATGGCTCGCGGATCCTGCTGGATTGCGGCCTCTACCAGGGGCGGCGGAAAGAGGCGATGGAAAGGAATGCGGACTTTCCTTTTGATCCCACTCAGGTGGACTGTGTGGTGCTGTCTCATGCGCACATTGATCACGCCGGTAATCTGCCGCACCTCTACAGGAAGGGATTCTCGGGGAATATTTATTCGACCCCGGCGACGAGGGATCTGTGCAGCATCATGCTGCCAGATGCGGCGCACATTCATGAGAGCGACATCGCCTGGCTCAACAAGCACCGGAAGCGGAATGACCTGCCGCTGCTGGTGCCGAACTACACGAAACTGGATGCGGAGGAAGTGATGCACCAGTTTGTGACGGTGGGCTATGGGCGGCCGATGCACATCGCAGATGGGGTGACGATGTCTTTCATAGATGCGGGACATATCCTGGGGAGTGCGCAGGTGGTGCTGGATCTGGAGGACCATTTGACGAAAAAGAAGTGCAGACTGCTCTTCAGTGGTGATGTGGGACGGCCGGGGAATGATCTTCTGAATGGAGCCATGCCGTGCGCGGATGTGGATTATGTGATCATGGAGAGCACGTATGGCGGGCGGCACCATGAGCTCGCGGCGCAGACGTCCGAGCACATCTGCCACCTGATCCGTGAGATCCATGAGCGGGGTGCGCGGATGATCATCCCAGCCTTTGCGGTGGAGCGGACGCAGCAGCTTCTTTATACGCTGGACAAGCTGCGTGCGGAGAACTGCTTCCCGCCAGTACCTGTGTATGTGGACAGTCCGCTGGCGGTGAGGGCGACGGAGATCTTCCGCCTGCATATTGAGGACCTAAAGCCGACGGTGAGGGATGCAGTCTTCATGCGGGATGACCCGTTTGGTTTTGAGGGGCTGCGGCTGGTACGAAGTGTGGATGAATCGAAATCGCTGAACTTTCTGAAGGGGCCTGCGGTGATTATATCGGCCTCAGGCATGGCGGAAAGCGGGCGTATTTTGCACCATTTGCGGAACAACGTCGGCAACCCAGGTAACATCCTTTTGTTCGTGGGTTACTGCGCTGAAAACACGCTTGGATGGAAACTGCGCAACGGCCACAAGCGAGTGAACATTTTGGGCGATGAATTCCAGGTCAGGGCGGAGATCGAGACGCTGGATTCATTCTCAGGTCATGCGGACCATGAGGAACTGCTGGCCTACTTTGACCGGATCAGTGGACCGAAGCGCCGGGTATTCCTAGTGCATGGGGAGCGCGAGCGGTCCGACGTTTTGTGCAAAGCCCTGGCTGAGCGGCATCCGGGCGGCACGGTGGAGGTGGCCAACCTGATGCAGACGGTGGAGCTGTAG